One Labilithrix sp. genomic window, GTTCCGTCCGGGGACTCTCGCATGCGGCGCGCGGGCTATGCCCGAGCGTTGCGCATGGTCGTTTCCTCACGGAGCAGGCGTGCTCGTCTTGGAGCCTTTGACGGGATACCGGCGCGACGAAACGCCGGTGGCTCTCTTGAGTCCGTGTAGGAGGATTCGAACCTCCAATCCCTCCGACCCGAACGGAGTGCTCTAGCCAGGTTGAGCCATACACGGGTATGTTCGAAGAATTTCCATGTCACAGGTTCTCCTTCGCAGTGGGGTCCGAAGACCCGGTGGACGAGCCGGGAGTCGCGCCCGGTCGCTCTGTTTGCAAGACAGAGCCCTCACTCTGAGACAAGCCCGTTAGGCGCTACCCCACGCCGCCTGCCCATCGGGCCAGAGGCCCGCCGGGTCCGGCGTGGGACGCGTTGTACGGCGCGCGGGGATCGCACCCGCCTGGTCCTGTTAGTCATACAGGTACAGTCACTAGACTGCCAGCGCCGCTCGACGTTTCGTTCCGTGGATCACCTGCGAATCGAACGCAGTGCAAGCTCCTTATCAGAGAGCCCAGGGTAACCATCCCGTCGTGATCCGTGCAGAGAGCCGAGAGGGAGTTGAACCCTCACGCGCCGGGTTGCAGCCGGCGATCCTCGCCGGAGAATCGGCTCGTGTCGTGTCGTTGGAGCGGACAGAGGGAATCGCACCCTCATTCTCGGTTTGGAAGACCGATATCCTGGCTATTAGACGATGCCCGCGTATCGTATATTCAAAAAAGCCTCGACGAGATTGACGAAGACGTTAGCGTCCGCCCGGTCGCCCGGGCTTCTGCAATCGGCACATTGAGCGTCCCTCGCGGTTCGCCCCGTTCGCCCCGCAGGAGGGAGTCCGCCGAGGCGGTACCCGAACGTCCGCGCGCTGGGTCGGCGCGCCTACGTCCCACTCCTTCACTGCCGTCGCTGGATGGGTCGCCCCATCATCGCTACCTTAGGACCGTTATAGTTACGGATGTAGTCCTCATCGGCATTCGAGACCGACGTTCCGTGTCGTTTCGTTTCGTTTCGTATCGTTTCGTGTCCCTTCGTGGAATCGGCCGGAATCGCACCGGCAACCTCCTCGATGCCATCGAGGCGCTCTCCTGTTTGAGCTACGATCCCGCTGGTGGAGCGACGGGGAATCGCACCCCGATCTATGCGATGCGAACGCATCGTTCTCCTGTTGAACTATCGCCCCAGCTCTCTCGTGTCACGCGCCGCAGCGCGCAGCGGGCCGCGAAGGAATCGAACCCTCTCTCCGGGTTTTGGAGGCCCGGCCGGTCACCATGACTCTGCAGCCCATCAGCGCCTCGTACGGGAATCGAACCCGTCTCGTCCCATAGACAGTGGGATCGCCACGCCAGTAGCGTTACGAGGCATTTCGTGTCGTGTCGTGTCGTGTCCTCGGCAGGAGTCGAACCTGCCTATGCCGGTTTAGAAGACCGGCGCCTATCCGATCGGCCACGAGGACGTTGTCTGGGCGTCCCCGGCAGGAGTCGAACCTGCGTCGAACCGGCTTAGGAGGCCGGCGCCTTTCCGTTCGGCCACGGGGACGCGCGCCTTTTCCTTTCGGCCTGGTCGCGCGTCTTTCCTTCCGGTCCGAGGACCGGTCGGGGTGGCGTGCGGGGATTGCACCCGCCTCCACTGATTCACAGTCAGTCCTCGTCACTAGACGAGTAACGCCACGTAGAACCGGCGTCGCCTCGCGGCGGCGGCCGGCTGGTACTCCCGGTCGGAATCGAACCGACACCTTCCGCTTGAAAGACGGAGATCCTGACCACTAGATGACGGGAGCAGACACGCAGCGACGCTGCGTGCGGGAGAGTTATCGTCCGAGTGAGCAAGCCGTTGTCTGTGAAGACGGCTTGACAGGCCGGTGTCCTACCATTGGACGACAGCTGCTGAGACGCAGTTGGCTGGATTCGAACCAGCATATTCCTTTGCGTGTGAGGCCTGCTCGAACGGACGAAGTCTTGAAAATTTTGTCGCGGCCCGAGTGCGAAAACCAGGTGCTTTGGATCATTTCACGAATGATTGCCTTACCGTTAGGCTACGGGCACCGTGCGCTCTTGCGAGCAGAGCCTCGCGGCTCGGGGTACCCGGTTGGAGTCGAACCAACTTTGGATTGCGTGTAGGGTCTTCTTCGATGGGCTGCGAACATTCTTTGGCGATGCGGCCTGCGCATCGCGGAAAAGGAGCGTCAGGTCGGCGTGGGGCTCGCCTGACGGGGAGCTCGAGGTGAGCTCGGATGCGCTCGCGGGGACGGAGCGGCGGGGCGGCCGGGGTGAGGGCCGCTCGCTCGCCGGACTCGAACGTCCGTGCGGCGCGGGAACTTTATGCATCGTCGCTCTCGTTGTCGAGTGGCGACTTCGGTTTTTTCTTTCTTCGGAGCTTGCTCTCGCCGCCGAGAGCGCAGTTGAGAGCTCGCCTCGGCGCCGAGAGCGTCGGCGCCGCCGAGGCAACTCTCGCTTTCGTTCGAGCGTTCCCGCCTACGAGACGGTGGCTCCACCTGAGCCCGTGTCCGGATTCGAACCGGAACCTTCCCGTTTACAAGACGGGGGCTCGTCCACTCGAGCTGCGCGGGCGATTTGCGCCGCGCTATTCTGTGTCGGCGGCGCTTGCTTCGCAAGTGCCTAGTGTCGATTTGTTTTCATCGTCGGAGCCCACGTCCGGGATCGAACCGGATCCTCCCGTTTACGAGTCGGGTGCTCGTCCTATCGAGCTACGCGGGCAGTGCTCGCGGTGCGCGCGGACCGTCAGCGAGAGACGGCGCGCGCCGGCGCGAGCAGCGGAAAAGTTTTCTTCGTCCGAGTGAGGAAGTCAGGTGTCTTTTCAGACTCGTTTTCTAGACGAGCGCCTCTACCAATTGGGCTATCGCTCCCAGACGCCCTTGCGGAGGCCGGGGACCGAGTTGGAGTCGAACCAACACTTGAAATTGCGTGTGTGACCTTCTCGAGTGGGCGAAGCAGCTTCAACGGAAGGAGTCGAACCTTCGACGCACCGATCCGATCGGCGTTGAAGACCCGCGTCTGGAGCGGGTGAAATAGACCTTTCGTCCGAGTGAAGAAGCCGGGTCTTTTCAGACTCGTTTCCATAACGAGCGCCTTACCATTAGGCAACCGACCCAGGTGCCGTCGTGCGACGGAGCCATGCGCGGCGTACCGCGCGCGGCTTGTGGATCGGGTCGGATTCGAACCGACATTTCTATTTGCGTGTAGGGCCTTTTCGGGTGGACGAAAGTGGATCCAACGGAAGGAGTCGAACCTTCGCGTGCCGAGCGTTGGATGTCGTGTCGCGCCATCGTGGCGCTGCTTTAAGAGGTTGCTCGTCCGAGTGAGGAAGTCGTTTCGATTTCTCGTTGAAGCGAGGTGCCTTACCATTAGGCTACGCGCCGGGGTTGGAGGGGAATTCCCCGGGCGGCACGGTTGGATTCGAACCAACATGTTCTTGCGTGTATGACCTCTTCGAGGGGACGAAGCAGCTCCAGCGGAAGGAATCGAACCTTCGAATCTCCGGTTAACAGCCGGGTGCCTGACCATTCGGCTTCGCTGGAATGAGCTCGTGGCAGCATGCGCGAGGGTGCGTGCCACGGGGCGGTCGATCGACGAGCGATCTCCCGACACGAGGAGCACACCACACGCGCATGCGCGACGAGCGTGTTGACGCCAGGTTTTCAGAGAGCGGGGACCCACGTCGTGAGTCCGTGCAGTTCCGGGTACAGGATTCGAACCTGTCTTTCTGGGTTCAGAGGCCAGTGTCCTGCCAGCTAGACGATCCCGGAGCAGAGACAGACGAGTCGACGCGCGAGCGCGGCGTCTCGTCGGTGGGTCCGGAGGGAGTCGAACCCTCAACATGCCGGGTAAGAGCCGGATGCGCTGCCGTTGCGCCACGGACCCGTGGCGAGATGAGTTGTGCGAGTCAGCGCCGACGTCGCCGGCGGAAGGAGTGAGGTGGAGGATCAGCCAGAGAGGCGACGAGAAGTCATGTCGCGAGCGAGACGATCACGAACGAGGAGAGCGCGACGCATGGGCGTGGGCGAACGAGCAGAGCAAGCTCTGCGTGAGAAGTGACGAGGAACGCGAGAGCGCGGACGAAGCGCGGGTGAGGAGTGACGAGGAACGCGCGAGCGCGGACGAAGCGCGGGGTGAGGAGCGCGGACGAAGCGCGGGTGAGGAGCGACGACGACGAACGGAGGGTGCGGAACGACGAGCGCGGGTGAGGAGTGACGGCGAGGCACGTGGGAGAGGAACGTGGACGACGAGCGCCATGCGCGAGCGCGCCGGAGCGTCATGCGTGAGCGCGCCTGGGGGGGGCGAAGCGAGCGTGAGCGTCGTGTGTGGGGTGGGGCGCGAGGGGGTCGAACCCTCATCCCTCGGGGTAAAAGCCCGGTGCTCGGCCGATTGAGCTAGCGCCCCGCGTGACAACGTCGTTTGGAGAGCCGTGACCGATCGCCAGAAATCATGATGACAATGGCATTTGATTTTTGACGCAAATGACCATTGAATACGCGCAGAGAGCGTATGCCATCGCCTGACACTGTCTGTTCCCATGCTCGTGCCCACACGAGCATGAGGACGCTACTGCCGCCCCGACGGGACGGAGGACCGTTGCAGCTGCAGCCTTGGGCGGATCGCTCCGCTCGACCCGAGAGAGCTCGGGCGGATCGACGCGACGGTTCTAGGACCGCCGGGTCGCGAGAGCGCTCGAAAGCCACAAATGCGGAAAGGCCACCTCGGGTTGCCCCGGGCGGCCTTCGCAAACGGCTCCGAACGTGGAGACGATGGCTGGGACCGCCTTTTAGGCGCCGCCCTCCTGCTGATTGGCGCTCGGATCGAGCGTGAGAGGGGCGGTGGACATGCGGCAGACGCCGAGCGCGAGACCCTGCGGACGTGCAGGGGCTGCAAAGGACGAGCTACCGCCAAAAATGGTGGAGGTTGACGACACGGAAGCTGGCCGATAGGCCGGCCCACGCCAGGACGTATCGCTGACGCGATGCGACGAGCCTCCCGCTTCCGACGCGAGGCACGCCAAGCCGCTGCGCTTCAGCGCTTCGGCAGTCGTCCTGTTGTTGGAAAGGGAGAGGATCACGCGAGACGAACACGCCCGGGGCCACCGGCACGTGCCTCCTGAGGAGAGATGGTGTCGTTCGTAGACGTTCCCGACGGGGAAGCGATTCAATCTATAGCCTGGCCTTTCGTGCCCCGCAAGCTTTTAAATCAAAAATCTCTCGCTTCGCTGCCAGCGCGTGAGCAACGGACAAACGAACATCTTTCAGCGACGAGAAGAGGCGCGAGCGAGCGCGAAGTGCAGAAGGAGCACGCGCGTGAGCAGAGCGGTGCCCGATGTGGCCGACGGTGACGGCGCGACGCGTTGGGCTCTCGACGCGGCGGCAGCATGGATCGTGGCGCCGGATGCGCGATGACGAGCAAGCCGAGGCCATCACTGGGCTCTCGACGCGGCGGCAGCATGGAGTGTGGCGCCGGATGCGCGCCCGAGGACATCACCGGCAGGCCGAGGACATCACCGGGCTCTCGACGCGGCGGCAGCATGGAGTGTGGCGCCGGATGCGCGATATCGAGCAGGCCGAGGACATCACCGGCCTCTCGACGCGGCGGCAACGTGGAGCGCGGCGCCTGGTTCGCGCGATGTCGTCCCGGCAGTACGTTGGCTGTGAAGAGGTCGTGGAGAACGCGTGCATGACGCAGGCTTTGGGGTGGCCCCTGGCCTGGCCCTGGCCTGGCCGGGCCATATGGTCACGCGTTCCAACGGCGCGTAATCGCTCGGGCGCGATGTCGGCATGGCGTTCGCTTTCGTCGCGGGCATGCTCGCCATCGCCGAGAGCGCTGTTCTCACGGGGGTCACCGCCCAGCCGGTTCGCGTGGAGGTGCGCGCCGAGGCAGGCATCCCTGCGTTCGAGCTCGTCGGGCTGGCCGAGACGACCGTCCGCGAGAGCCGCGTCCGCGTGAAGGCGGCGCTCGAGAACGTCGGGATCAAGATCAACGAGCATCGCATCACCGTGAACCTCGCGCCGGCGGACGTGAGGAAGAACGGGAGCTCGTTCGATCTCGCGATCGCGATCGGGACGCTGGTCGCGCTCGAGCAGCTGCCGCAGACGGCGATCGCGGGCGTGCTGCTGCTCGGAGAGCTCTCGCTCAGCGGACGCGTCCACGCGCTGCGCGGTGCGGTCGCTCATCTCGTCGGGGCGCGCGAGCGCGGCGTCGCGCGCGCGATCATGCCGCTCGCGAACGAGGAAGAGGCGTCGCTCGTCGATGGCGTCGACGTCGGGCTCGCCGCGACGCTCGGCGAGATCGTCCAGGCGCTGCGCGGCGCGGAGCCTCTCGCGCGTCCCCGGCGCTCGGACGTGCTCGAACGACGCGCCTGGCTGGTCGACGATCTCGCCGACGTTCGCGGACAGCACGGCGCGAGGCGCGCGCTCGAGGTCGCCGCCGCCGGCGGGCACAACCTCCTCATGATGGGCCCGCCCGGCGCGGGGAAGACGATGCTCGCGCGGAGGCTGCCGGGGATCCTGCCCTCGCTCACGCGCGAAGAGCGGCTCGAGGTCCTCGCGATTCACGGCGTGGCGGGCCTCCTCGGCGTGCACTCGGTGAACGAGCGGCCGTTCCGCGCGCCGCATCACACCGTGAGCGAGTTCGCCCTCGTCGGCGGCGGCGAGCACGTGCGGCCGGGAGAGGTGAGCCTCGCGCATCATGGGGTGCTCTTCCTCGACGAGCTCGCCGAGCTCCGCCGCTCCGCGCTCGAGGCGCTGCGGCAGCCGCTCGAGGACGGCGCCGTCACCGTGTGCCGGATGCGCGCGACGACGACGTTCCCCGCGCGGCCGATGCTCGTCGGCGCGACGAACCCGTGTCCGTGCGGCAACCGCGGCGACGGCACGATGCGCTGCACCTGCGCCGCCGACGCCGTGCGCGCGTACCGGCGTCGTCTGAGCGGTCCCCTGCTCGACCGGCTCGACGTGCACGTCGTCCTGCCGCGCGTCGAGCTCGCCGACCTGCAAGGCGGCGCGCGCGGAGAGGCGAGCGCCGACGTGCGGGCGCGCGTGACCCGAGCGCGAGAGGTGCAGCTCGCGCGCTTCAGGGCCGGCGAGACGAGCGCGGCGACGAACGCCCACCTGGCGCAACGCGACGTGGAGCGGATCTGCGCGCTCGACACGAAGACGCGGTCGCTCCTCGCAGCGGCGGTGGAGCGGCGTGGGCTGTCCGCGCGCGGCTACGGGAAGGTGCTCCGCGTCGCGCGGACCATCGCCGACCTCGCCGGCGTCGATCCGGTCCGGCACGCGGACGTGAGCGAAGCGCTCGCGGCGCGCGTTCTCGACCGCGACCTCGAAGGTCACCCCGCGTCCGCGGCGTGACGATGATTCGAAATAGAGAAATATAGAAATAGAAAATAGGGAATCGAAGGAGATAGAAATGTTCGCAGAGCTCGCAGAGAAGATGAAGGCGCTGAAGGGCGTCATCGGGTCGGTGGAGAAGCAGTTCGGCAAGGGCGCGATCATGTCGCTCGGGGACGACGGTGAGCTCGAGCCCGTGCCGACGATCCCGACGGGATCGCTCGCGCTCGACCTCGCGACCGGCATCGGCGGATATCCGCGCGGCCGCGTCGTCGAGGTCTACGGTCCGGAGTCGAGCGGCAAGACCACGCTGTCGCTCCACGCGATCGCGCAGGCGCAGCGCGCGGGCGGCGTGTGCGCGTTCATCGACGCGGAGCACGCCTTCGACGTGGCCTACGCGCGCTCGATCGGCGTCGAGACCGACAAGCTGCTCGTGTCGCAGCCGGACACGGGCGAGCAGGCGCTCGAGATCGTCGACATGCTGATCCGCTCGGGCGCGATCGACCTCGTCGTCGTGGACTCCGTCGCCGCGCTCGTGCCAAAGGCCGAGATCGAGGGCGAGATGGGCGACCATCACATGGGCGTCCAGGCGCGGCTCATGAGCCAGGCGCTCCGGAAGCTCACCGCCGTCGCGCATCGCACGGGGACCACCATCATGTTTATCAATCAGCTCCGTCAGAAAATAGGCGTCGTCTTCGGCAATCCCGAGACCACGACCGGCGGCAACGCGCTGAAGTTCTACGCGTCGATGCGGCTCGACGTCCGCCGCATCGGTCAGGTGAAGGTCGGCGACGAGCTCGTCGGCGGACGTACTCGCGTAAAGCTCGCAAAAAACAAAATGGCACCTCCATTTTGCGAAGCGGAGTTCGATATTCGATACGGGCAGGGCGTCGACACGCTCACGGAGCTCGTCGATCTCGGGCTCACGCGCGGGCTCGTCGAGAAAAGTGGGAATCACCTCTCGTTCGCGGGGACCACCCTCGGGAACGGGCGGGAGCGCTCGCGCGACGCGATCGCCGCGAATCAGGAGCTTCAGACGACGCTGCGGCAGGCCATCCTCGCGTCCGGTCCGGTGCGGCCCGGCCGGCGCGCGGACGCCGCGGCGTGACCGCATCGCGGGGCGGCCCTCTCGGTTCGAGGGCGAGGGCCGAGGGCCGAGGGCCGACGAGAGGGCCGCTCCGCGCGGGGCTCGACATTCCATTCGACGGAGGAAAATTCGATGTATTTCAGAGTCGACGATATCCCGACCAAGTATCGGCATCCCGAGCAGGCGCAGTTCGACGAGTGTCTTCGCGCGGTGGACTTCGCGCCACGATATGACGCGCTCTGCGCCGCTCACCCGAAGCGGGGCCCGGAGGTGCCGGTCGGCGCGCGCATGCCGGCGCTCCAGGGGACCGGACGCAGGTGGTATTACAACAGGCAATTCAAGTTCTACGCGCTCCGGGAGCGGGAGCGTCTTCCGAAGTACTGCGGGCTCGGGCTCGATCTGCGCATCGACGCCCGCGTCGAGACGGCGCTCCTCTTCTCGACGCCGGACGGCCACCTCTCGGCGCCGCTCGCGAAGCTCGCGCGGAACATGCATCGCTTCACCGAGCCCGGCTTCGTCTACCGGCCGGCCGCGCACCCCGCGCCGCGGATCGGATCGCTCGAGGAGCTGCCCGCCATCCTGACGGATTGCCTCGCGCTCTACGATCTCCTCGCCGAGGCGATCCGCGCGGCGGGAGACTGGTGGCGACCCGCGCTGGCGCGTGCGGCGTGAGGTAGCTAAGACGACGGCGTGAAGATCGCGCTGCGAAAGATCTCCGATGAGCGTCACGAGCTCGTGATCCGAAGCGACGAGAACGGACGGGAAGCCGTTCTCTGCGAGACGCGGAGCCTCCTCCGGCATGACCTCCTCCACTTCGCGGTGGAGGCGGAAGCGCGGCTCGAGCACGGATTCTGGGGACACCTCGCGCGCGGGAAGACGCTCGCCGACATGAACGATCGGTCCGGCGTCGCGATGGCCGACGCCGGACCGGAGCTCGCGGCGATCGAGCGGCTCGTGGGGGCGCTCGACGCGGCGGCGAAGGGACACCCCGCCGACGAGGTCGTCGCCGGGATTCGACGCTTTCACGAGACGAGCGGGCTCGTCGCGCCGACCTGGCTCGACGTCGAGCTCGTGCGGCGCGTGCAGGAGCGGATGCGGCGGCTCCTCGGCGAGTGGAAGGCGCTCCCCGTCGGCGGGACGATGCATTTGAGCTGGCCCCCGCCGCCGGCGTAGGCGGTAGCATCCGCGCGTGTT contains:
- the recA gene encoding recombinase RecA, with translation MFAELAEKMKALKGVIGSVEKQFGKGAIMSLGDDGELEPVPTIPTGSLALDLATGIGGYPRGRVVEVYGPESSGKTTLSLHAIAQAQRAGGVCAFIDAEHAFDVAYARSIGVETDKLLVSQPDTGEQALEIVDMLIRSGAIDLVVVDSVAALVPKAEIEGEMGDHHMGVQARLMSQALRKLTAVAHRTGTTIMFINQLRQKIGVVFGNPETTTGGNALKFYASMRLDVRRIGQVKVGDELVGGRTRVKLAKNKMAPPFCEAEFDIRYGQGVDTLTELVDLGLTRGLVEKSGNHLSFAGTTLGNGRERSRDAIAANQELQTTLRQAILASGPVRPGRRADAAA
- a CDS encoding YifB family Mg chelatase-like AAA ATPase, with protein sequence MLAIAESAVLTGVTAQPVRVEVRAEAGIPAFELVGLAETTVRESRVRVKAALENVGIKINEHRITVNLAPADVRKNGSSFDLAIAIGTLVALEQLPQTAIAGVLLLGELSLSGRVHALRGAVAHLVGARERGVARAIMPLANEEEASLVDGVDVGLAATLGEIVQALRGAEPLARPRRSDVLERRAWLVDDLADVRGQHGARRALEVAAAGGHNLLMMGPPGAGKTMLARRLPGILPSLTREERLEVLAIHGVAGLLGVHSVNERPFRAPHHTVSEFALVGGGEHVRPGEVSLAHHGVLFLDELAELRRSALEALRQPLEDGAVTVCRMRATTTFPARPMLVGATNPCPCGNRGDGTMRCTCAADAVRAYRRRLSGPLLDRLDVHVVLPRVELADLQGGARGEASADVRARVTRAREVQLARFRAGETSAATNAHLAQRDVERICALDTKTRSLLAAAVERRGLSARGYGKVLRVARTIADLAGVDPVRHADVSEALAARVLDRDLEGHPASAA